The proteins below come from a single Osmerus mordax isolate fOsmMor3 chromosome 3, fOsmMor3.pri, whole genome shotgun sequence genomic window:
- the atxn2l gene encoding ataxin-2-like protein isoform X1, whose protein sequence is MHMTKKTRNTMKPPSQTQSSLCEGVYNNARMLHFLTAVVGSTCDVKVKNGSAYEGIFKTLSSRCELAVDAVHKRSEEREGDGGGGEGGGGSSTSTPRIEEITDTMIFSPTDLVTMTCRDVDLNFAIRDTFTDTAISSTRLNGEHREKVLQRWDGGDSNGEGYDLENDASNGWDASEMFKFNEETYGVKSTYDSSLSMYTVPLEKGTSECFRQREARAARLANEIEGCSQYRRRVSLENDEGKSEEEKYSAVVREREERERGSPGYGSSASRDGKYIPLLQRAREMGVFPGSLRGGASGPLPNRTGIPNSSRPVPPSSSPRSSSDKSSSLSVRGAYSPHHSQSSPTASGLPISSNQSLPHSLSHPQALSDVSRSSLNGVLSRTSPKSQRPIQTNRTLRTANSQSSPVVSRSPKPDSPPQDLPLTAPDYLDTSPSSLVTGAPPKPSGPTPHLPVDVNEILSTAAKERPEGLASPQEGKSCKVPSVQQRSQLEELRKFGKEFRLQPSSAPSTNPDAPQTSPTPTSAADSASTAEPKPTSSQDPQTAEGLATNPTAVANQSAGPDRQLPGTPQPARTPGSEDGGEITEGVTDQVKKSTLNPNAKEFNPIKGPMAMQKPSTAPTPPRPSPSLVLQPPPGQTAIYSSPPYLSYVSPIQIQGHSVQAPQIYQYISQGKYPRAKGHLSLFSPGSVVGPRPDHHGSPAPSMIQAAASAAGPPLVASPYPQSYLQYGQVIQAMPHYHGPPMYSMLQGGTRILASGGPPQALGPPGPQYAGQAEGPQGPQQGMYAPQSFSHHSGQLHHPQPSSTPTGSQPPPQHAAPSPGHGQNFALQSNQGGPQSQSMYHAVPLSAPTPPNMPPGHSSPQASFPMQGFSLPSHQSMQHAYSSLAQLTQAHVAAGMSTHHSAGHGPPPVMLHYAAPPTQQGPGSTPQHGPPPQPGAPQHYYIGHPQAVQVQAHPSQQLSFHPPGN, encoded by the exons TGTGACGTGAAAGTCAAGAATGGCTCTGCATATGAAGGAATCTTCAAAACTCTAAGCTCGCGG tgtGAGCTGGCCGTGGATGCAGTCCACAAGcgaagtgaggagagagagggggatggaggaggtggagagggaggaggtggaagctCAACTTCTACACCCAGGATTGAGGAGATCACAGACACCATGATCTTCAGTCCTACCGACCTTGTTACCATGACGTGTCGAGACGTGGATCTCAATTTTGCCATCAGAG atacgtTCACAGACACTGCCATCAGCTCGACACGGCTTAATGGGGAGCACAGGGAGAAGGTTCTGCAGAGATGGGATGGAGGAGACAGCAACGGAGAGGGCTACGACCTGGAGAATGATGCA TCTAATGGCTGGGATGCCAGCGAGATGTTCAAATTTAATGAGGAGACGTACGGCGTGAAATCCACCTATGACTCCAGCCTCTCCATGTACAC GGTGCCCCTGGAGAAGGGGACCTCTGAATGCTTTCGTCAGCGGGAGGCCAGGGCAGCAAGGCTGGCCAACGAGATCGAGGGCTGTTCCCAGTACCGCCGGCGGGTCTCACTGGAGAACGACGAGGggaagagcgaggaggagaagtACAGCGCCGTGGtccgagagagggaggagagggagaggggcagcccTGGCTATGGCAGCTCCGCCAGCAG GGATGGCAAATACATTCCGTTGCTTCAGAGAGCCAGAGAAATGGGTGTGTTTCCTGGCAGCTTGCGGGGTGGAGCCTCTGGTCCCTTACCAAACCGAACAGGAATTCCAAACTCCTCCCGGCCGGtacctcccagctcctcccccaggtcGTCCTCTGATAAAAGCAGCTCGTTGTCTGTCAGAGGAGCCTACTCTCCCCACCATTCCCAGAGCAGCCCAACTGCAAGTGGCCTACCCATTTCCAGTAATCAGTCGCTGCCtcactccctgtctcacccacaGGCTCTCTCTGATGTATCACGCTCATCACTCAATGGAG TGTTGTCAAGAACATCGCCCAAATCCCAGAGGCCTATTCAGACCAACAGAACTCTCCGCACTGCAAACTCCCAGTCCTCACCTGTGG TGTCACGCTCTCCAAAGCCAGACTCCCCTCCCCAGGACCTTCCTCTCACTGCTCCTGACTACCTGGacacctccccgtcctccttgGTTACTGGGGCACCTCCCAAGCCCTCtggccccaccccccacctccctgttgATG TGAATGAGATTCTCAGCACAGCAGCTAAAGAAAGGCCAGAGGGCCTAGCCAGCCCACAGGAGGGCAAGAGTTGTAAAg TTCCCTCGGTTCAACAAAGGTCACAATTGGAGGAGTTGCGGAAATTTGGCAAGGAGTTCAGG CTGCAGCCTAGTTCTGCCCCCTCTACCAACCCAGATGCTCCCCAGACGAGCCCCACTCCGACCTCAGCAGCAGACTCCGCCTCCACAGCAGAACCCAAACCCACCTCTTCCCAAGATCCCCAAACTGCAGAGGGGCTGGCTACCAACCCCACCGCTGTTGCCAACCAGTCTGCAGGACCAGACAGGCAATTACCAGGGacaccccagccagccaggacCCCTGGCAGCGAGGATGGTGGCGAGATAACCGAGGGTGTGACTGA TCAAGTGAAAAAGTCGACACTAAACCCCAACGCCAAAGAGTTCAATCCCATCAAAGGGCCCATGGCCATG CAGAAGCCCTCTacggcccccacccccccgcggCCCAGCCCCTCACTGgttctccagccccccccaggaCAAACGGCCATCTATAGCAGCCCCCCCTACCTGTCCTACGTCTCTCCAATCCAGATCCAGGGACActctgtacag GCTCCCCAGATCTATCAGTACATCAGCCAGGGGAAATATCCCAGAGCAAAAG gtcatctctccctcttttccccaGGCTCCGTGGTGGGCCCCCGGCCTGATCACCACggctccccagccccctccatgaTCCAGGCTGCAGCCTCGGCAGCAGGCCCTCCTCTAGTGGCCTCTCCATACCCTCAGTCTTACCTGCAGTATGGCCAAGTCATCCAGGCCATGCCCCATTACCACGGACCG CCCATGTACTCAATGCTGCAGGGCGGAACTCGGATACTGGCGTCCGGGGGCCCCCCCCAGGCTCTGggccccccagggccccagtACGCAGGCCAGGCCGAAGGCCCCCAAGGGCCACAGCAGGGCATGTATG ctccTCAGTCGTTCTCCCACCACTCTGGCCAGTTGCATCATCCTCAGCCCTCCAGCACCCCCACGGgcagccagccccccccccagcacgctGCCCCTAGCCCCGGTCATGGACAG AATTTTGCCCTCCAGTCGAACCAAGGGGGTCCTCAGTCCCAGTCTATGTACCACGCGGTGCCGCTGTCTGCGCCCACCCCCCCTAACATGCCCCCTGGCCACAGCTCACCGCAGGCCTCCTTCCCCATGCAGGGCTTCAGCCTTCCCAGCCACCAGTCCATGCAGCATGCTTACTCCTCTCTAGCCCAGCTCACCCAG GCTCATGTGGCTGCAGGCATGTCCACCCATCACTCTGCTGGACATGGTCCACCCCCTGTGATGCTGCATTATGCGGCCCCACCCACTCAGCAAGGCCCTGGCTCAACCCCTCAGCATGGCCCGCCTCCACAGCCAGGGGCCCCCCAACACTACTACATAGGACACCCCCAGG CTGTACAGGTGCAGGCACACCCCAGCCAGCAGCTGTCCTTCCACCCCCCTGGAAACTGA
- the atxn2l gene encoding ataxin-2-like protein isoform X5: MHMTKKTRNTMKPPSQTQSSLCEGVYNNARMLHFLTAVVGSTCDVKVKNGSAYEGIFKTLSSRCELAVDAVHKRSEEREGDGGGGEGGGGSSTSTPRIEEITDTMIFSPTDLVTMTCRDVDLNFAIRDTFTDTAISSTRLNGEHREKVLQRWDGGDSNGEGYDLENDASNGWDASEMFKFNEETYGVKSTYDSSLSMYTVPLEKGTSECFRQREARAARLANEIEGCSQYRRRVSLENDEGKSEEEKYSAVVREREERERGSPGYGSSASRDGKYIPLLQRAREMGVFPGSLRGGASGPLPNRTGIPNSSRPVPPSSSPRSSSDKSSSLSVRGAYSPHHSQSSPTASGLPISSNQSLPHSLSHPQALSDVSRSSLNGVLSRTSPKSQRPIQTNRTLRTANSQSSPVVSRSPKPDSPPQDLPLTAPDYLDTSPSSLVTGAPPKPSGPTPHLPVDVNEILSTAAKERPEGLASPQEGKSCKVPSVQQRSQLEELRKFGKEFRLQPSSAPSTNPDAPQTSPTPTSAADSASTAEPKPTSSQDPQTAEGLATNPTAVANQSAGPDRQLPGTPQPARTPGSEDGGEITEGVTDQVKKSTLNPNAKEFNPIKGPMAMQKPSTAPTPPRPSPSLVLQPPPGQTAIYSSPPYLSYVSPIQIQGHSVQAPQIYQYISQGKYPRAKGSVVGPRPDHHGSPAPSMIQAAASAAGPPLVASPYPQSYLQYGQVIQAMPHYHGPPMYSMLQGGTRILASGGPPQALGPPGPQYAGQAEGPQGPQQGMYAPQSFSHHSGQLHHPQPSSTPTGSQPPPQHAAPSPGHGQNFALQSNQGGPQSQSMYHAVPLSAPTPPNMPPGHSSPQASFPMQGFSLPSHQSMQHAYSSLAQLTQAHVAAGMSTHHSAGHGPPPVMLHYAAPPTQQGPGSTPQHGPPPQPGAPQHYYIGHPQAVQVQAHPSQQLSFHPPGN, encoded by the exons TGTGACGTGAAAGTCAAGAATGGCTCTGCATATGAAGGAATCTTCAAAACTCTAAGCTCGCGG tgtGAGCTGGCCGTGGATGCAGTCCACAAGcgaagtgaggagagagagggggatggaggaggtggagagggaggaggtggaagctCAACTTCTACACCCAGGATTGAGGAGATCACAGACACCATGATCTTCAGTCCTACCGACCTTGTTACCATGACGTGTCGAGACGTGGATCTCAATTTTGCCATCAGAG atacgtTCACAGACACTGCCATCAGCTCGACACGGCTTAATGGGGAGCACAGGGAGAAGGTTCTGCAGAGATGGGATGGAGGAGACAGCAACGGAGAGGGCTACGACCTGGAGAATGATGCA TCTAATGGCTGGGATGCCAGCGAGATGTTCAAATTTAATGAGGAGACGTACGGCGTGAAATCCACCTATGACTCCAGCCTCTCCATGTACAC GGTGCCCCTGGAGAAGGGGACCTCTGAATGCTTTCGTCAGCGGGAGGCCAGGGCAGCAAGGCTGGCCAACGAGATCGAGGGCTGTTCCCAGTACCGCCGGCGGGTCTCACTGGAGAACGACGAGGggaagagcgaggaggagaagtACAGCGCCGTGGtccgagagagggaggagagggagaggggcagcccTGGCTATGGCAGCTCCGCCAGCAG GGATGGCAAATACATTCCGTTGCTTCAGAGAGCCAGAGAAATGGGTGTGTTTCCTGGCAGCTTGCGGGGTGGAGCCTCTGGTCCCTTACCAAACCGAACAGGAATTCCAAACTCCTCCCGGCCGGtacctcccagctcctcccccaggtcGTCCTCTGATAAAAGCAGCTCGTTGTCTGTCAGAGGAGCCTACTCTCCCCACCATTCCCAGAGCAGCCCAACTGCAAGTGGCCTACCCATTTCCAGTAATCAGTCGCTGCCtcactccctgtctcacccacaGGCTCTCTCTGATGTATCACGCTCATCACTCAATGGAG TGTTGTCAAGAACATCGCCCAAATCCCAGAGGCCTATTCAGACCAACAGAACTCTCCGCACTGCAAACTCCCAGTCCTCACCTGTGG TGTCACGCTCTCCAAAGCCAGACTCCCCTCCCCAGGACCTTCCTCTCACTGCTCCTGACTACCTGGacacctccccgtcctccttgGTTACTGGGGCACCTCCCAAGCCCTCtggccccaccccccacctccctgttgATG TGAATGAGATTCTCAGCACAGCAGCTAAAGAAAGGCCAGAGGGCCTAGCCAGCCCACAGGAGGGCAAGAGTTGTAAAg TTCCCTCGGTTCAACAAAGGTCACAATTGGAGGAGTTGCGGAAATTTGGCAAGGAGTTCAGG CTGCAGCCTAGTTCTGCCCCCTCTACCAACCCAGATGCTCCCCAGACGAGCCCCACTCCGACCTCAGCAGCAGACTCCGCCTCCACAGCAGAACCCAAACCCACCTCTTCCCAAGATCCCCAAACTGCAGAGGGGCTGGCTACCAACCCCACCGCTGTTGCCAACCAGTCTGCAGGACCAGACAGGCAATTACCAGGGacaccccagccagccaggacCCCTGGCAGCGAGGATGGTGGCGAGATAACCGAGGGTGTGACTGA TCAAGTGAAAAAGTCGACACTAAACCCCAACGCCAAAGAGTTCAATCCCATCAAAGGGCCCATGGCCATG CAGAAGCCCTCTacggcccccacccccccgcggCCCAGCCCCTCACTGgttctccagccccccccaggaCAAACGGCCATCTATAGCAGCCCCCCCTACCTGTCCTACGTCTCTCCAATCCAGATCCAGGGACActctgtacag GCTCCCCAGATCTATCAGTACATCAGCCAGGGGAAATATCCCAGAGCAAAAG GCTCCGTGGTGGGCCCCCGGCCTGATCACCACggctccccagccccctccatgaTCCAGGCTGCAGCCTCGGCAGCAGGCCCTCCTCTAGTGGCCTCTCCATACCCTCAGTCTTACCTGCAGTATGGCCAAGTCATCCAGGCCATGCCCCATTACCACGGACCG CCCATGTACTCAATGCTGCAGGGCGGAACTCGGATACTGGCGTCCGGGGGCCCCCCCCAGGCTCTGggccccccagggccccagtACGCAGGCCAGGCCGAAGGCCCCCAAGGGCCACAGCAGGGCATGTATG ctccTCAGTCGTTCTCCCACCACTCTGGCCAGTTGCATCATCCTCAGCCCTCCAGCACCCCCACGGgcagccagccccccccccagcacgctGCCCCTAGCCCCGGTCATGGACAG AATTTTGCCCTCCAGTCGAACCAAGGGGGTCCTCAGTCCCAGTCTATGTACCACGCGGTGCCGCTGTCTGCGCCCACCCCCCCTAACATGCCCCCTGGCCACAGCTCACCGCAGGCCTCCTTCCCCATGCAGGGCTTCAGCCTTCCCAGCCACCAGTCCATGCAGCATGCTTACTCCTCTCTAGCCCAGCTCACCCAG GCTCATGTGGCTGCAGGCATGTCCACCCATCACTCTGCTGGACATGGTCCACCCCCTGTGATGCTGCATTATGCGGCCCCACCCACTCAGCAAGGCCCTGGCTCAACCCCTCAGCATGGCCCGCCTCCACAGCCAGGGGCCCCCCAACACTACTACATAGGACACCCCCAGG CTGTACAGGTGCAGGCACACCCCAGCCAGCAGCTGTCCTTCCACCCCCCTGGAAACTGA
- the atxn2l gene encoding ataxin-2-like protein isoform X3, which produces MHMTKKTRNTMKPPSQTQSSLCEGVYNNARMLHFLTAVVGSTCDVKVKNGSAYEGIFKTLSSRCELAVDAVHKRSEEREGDGGGGEGGGGSSTSTPRIEEITDTMIFSPTDLVTMTCRDVDLNFAIRDTFTDTAISSTRLNGEHREKVLQRWDGGDSNGEGYDLENDASNGWDASEMFKFNEETYGVKSTYDSSLSMYTVPLEKGTSECFRQREARAARLANEIEGCSQYRRRVSLENDEGKSEEEKYSAVVREREERERGSPGYGSSASRDGKYIPLLQRAREMGVFPGSLRGGASGPLPNRTGIPNSSRPVPPSSSPRSSSDKSSSLSVRGAYSPHHSQSSPTASGLPISSNQSLPHSLSHPQALSDVSRSSLNGVLSRTSPKSQRPIQTNRTLRTANSQSSPVVSRSPKPDSPPQDLPLTAPDYLDTSPSSLVTGAPPKPSGPTPHLPVDVNEILSTAAKERPEGLASPQEGKSCKVPSVQQRSQLEELRKFGKEFRLQPSSAPSTNPDAPQTSPTPTSAADSASTAEPKPTSSQDPQTAEGLATNPTAVANQSAGPDRQLPGTPQPARTPGSEDGGEITEGVTDQVKKSTLNPNAKEFNPIKGPMAMQKPSTAPTPPRPSPSLVLQPPPGQTAIYSSPPYLSYVSPIQIQGHSVQAPQIYQYISQGKYPRAKGHLSLFSPGSVVGPRPDHHGSPAPSMIQAAASAAGPPLVASPYPQSYLQYGQVIQAMPHYHGPPMYSMLQGGTRILASGGPPQALGPPGPQYAGQAEGPQGPQQGMYAPQSFSHHSGQLHHPQPSSTPTGSQPPPQHAAPSPGHGQSNQGGPQSQSMYHAVPLSAPTPPNMPPGHSSPQASFPMQGFSLPSHQSMQHAYSSLAQLTQAHVAAGMSTHHSAGHGPPPVMLHYAAPPTQQGPGSTPQHGPPPQPGAPQHYYIGHPQAVQVQAHPSQQLSFHPPGN; this is translated from the exons TGTGACGTGAAAGTCAAGAATGGCTCTGCATATGAAGGAATCTTCAAAACTCTAAGCTCGCGG tgtGAGCTGGCCGTGGATGCAGTCCACAAGcgaagtgaggagagagagggggatggaggaggtggagagggaggaggtggaagctCAACTTCTACACCCAGGATTGAGGAGATCACAGACACCATGATCTTCAGTCCTACCGACCTTGTTACCATGACGTGTCGAGACGTGGATCTCAATTTTGCCATCAGAG atacgtTCACAGACACTGCCATCAGCTCGACACGGCTTAATGGGGAGCACAGGGAGAAGGTTCTGCAGAGATGGGATGGAGGAGACAGCAACGGAGAGGGCTACGACCTGGAGAATGATGCA TCTAATGGCTGGGATGCCAGCGAGATGTTCAAATTTAATGAGGAGACGTACGGCGTGAAATCCACCTATGACTCCAGCCTCTCCATGTACAC GGTGCCCCTGGAGAAGGGGACCTCTGAATGCTTTCGTCAGCGGGAGGCCAGGGCAGCAAGGCTGGCCAACGAGATCGAGGGCTGTTCCCAGTACCGCCGGCGGGTCTCACTGGAGAACGACGAGGggaagagcgaggaggagaagtACAGCGCCGTGGtccgagagagggaggagagggagaggggcagcccTGGCTATGGCAGCTCCGCCAGCAG GGATGGCAAATACATTCCGTTGCTTCAGAGAGCCAGAGAAATGGGTGTGTTTCCTGGCAGCTTGCGGGGTGGAGCCTCTGGTCCCTTACCAAACCGAACAGGAATTCCAAACTCCTCCCGGCCGGtacctcccagctcctcccccaggtcGTCCTCTGATAAAAGCAGCTCGTTGTCTGTCAGAGGAGCCTACTCTCCCCACCATTCCCAGAGCAGCCCAACTGCAAGTGGCCTACCCATTTCCAGTAATCAGTCGCTGCCtcactccctgtctcacccacaGGCTCTCTCTGATGTATCACGCTCATCACTCAATGGAG TGTTGTCAAGAACATCGCCCAAATCCCAGAGGCCTATTCAGACCAACAGAACTCTCCGCACTGCAAACTCCCAGTCCTCACCTGTGG TGTCACGCTCTCCAAAGCCAGACTCCCCTCCCCAGGACCTTCCTCTCACTGCTCCTGACTACCTGGacacctccccgtcctccttgGTTACTGGGGCACCTCCCAAGCCCTCtggccccaccccccacctccctgttgATG TGAATGAGATTCTCAGCACAGCAGCTAAAGAAAGGCCAGAGGGCCTAGCCAGCCCACAGGAGGGCAAGAGTTGTAAAg TTCCCTCGGTTCAACAAAGGTCACAATTGGAGGAGTTGCGGAAATTTGGCAAGGAGTTCAGG CTGCAGCCTAGTTCTGCCCCCTCTACCAACCCAGATGCTCCCCAGACGAGCCCCACTCCGACCTCAGCAGCAGACTCCGCCTCCACAGCAGAACCCAAACCCACCTCTTCCCAAGATCCCCAAACTGCAGAGGGGCTGGCTACCAACCCCACCGCTGTTGCCAACCAGTCTGCAGGACCAGACAGGCAATTACCAGGGacaccccagccagccaggacCCCTGGCAGCGAGGATGGTGGCGAGATAACCGAGGGTGTGACTGA TCAAGTGAAAAAGTCGACACTAAACCCCAACGCCAAAGAGTTCAATCCCATCAAAGGGCCCATGGCCATG CAGAAGCCCTCTacggcccccacccccccgcggCCCAGCCCCTCACTGgttctccagccccccccaggaCAAACGGCCATCTATAGCAGCCCCCCCTACCTGTCCTACGTCTCTCCAATCCAGATCCAGGGACActctgtacag GCTCCCCAGATCTATCAGTACATCAGCCAGGGGAAATATCCCAGAGCAAAAG gtcatctctccctcttttccccaGGCTCCGTGGTGGGCCCCCGGCCTGATCACCACggctccccagccccctccatgaTCCAGGCTGCAGCCTCGGCAGCAGGCCCTCCTCTAGTGGCCTCTCCATACCCTCAGTCTTACCTGCAGTATGGCCAAGTCATCCAGGCCATGCCCCATTACCACGGACCG CCCATGTACTCAATGCTGCAGGGCGGAACTCGGATACTGGCGTCCGGGGGCCCCCCCCAGGCTCTGggccccccagggccccagtACGCAGGCCAGGCCGAAGGCCCCCAAGGGCCACAGCAGGGCATGTATG ctccTCAGTCGTTCTCCCACCACTCTGGCCAGTTGCATCATCCTCAGCCCTCCAGCACCCCCACGGgcagccagccccccccccagcacgctGCCCCTAGCCCCGGTCATGGACAG TCGAACCAAGGGGGTCCTCAGTCCCAGTCTATGTACCACGCGGTGCCGCTGTCTGCGCCCACCCCCCCTAACATGCCCCCTGGCCACAGCTCACCGCAGGCCTCCTTCCCCATGCAGGGCTTCAGCCTTCCCAGCCACCAGTCCATGCAGCATGCTTACTCCTCTCTAGCCCAGCTCACCCAG GCTCATGTGGCTGCAGGCATGTCCACCCATCACTCTGCTGGACATGGTCCACCCCCTGTGATGCTGCATTATGCGGCCCCACCCACTCAGCAAGGCCCTGGCTCAACCCCTCAGCATGGCCCGCCTCCACAGCCAGGGGCCCCCCAACACTACTACATAGGACACCCCCAGG CTGTACAGGTGCAGGCACACCCCAGCCAGCAGCTGTCCTTCCACCCCCCTGGAAACTGA